The proteins below come from a single Acidobacteriota bacterium genomic window:
- a CDS encoding TIGR00300 family protein, producing MVSETVQAEGHLIDSGNFQSILTTIVEHGSEYEILRFDVGRKNEEGSHLTLRLTADTPARLQDLLARLSVFGCYVEGTPDVLLREADMDGAVPEDFYSTTNHRTAVFTGGAWVTAERQRMDAVLVVDGGRVACRKLRDVRKGDRIVCGMQGIRVAPDVQQRDKPSFGFMSNEVSSERRVETVVARIADMMRQVKATGGRIAFVAGPVVVHTGGSQYFCELVRLGYVDALLAGNALAVHDIEVALSGTSLGIDLSSGHPVEHGHRNHMRAINAVRRAGGIGAAVKSGVLTSGVMHACHTHHVPYILAGSIRDDGPLPETMMDLTAAQDAYGAALADIDVVVMLSSMLHSIGVGNMLPSWVKVICVDINPAVVTKLSDRGSTQTIGVVTDVGLFLHQLAERLRPNHEAREGDPKDAKH from the coding sequence ATGGTTTCTGAAACAGTCCAGGCTGAAGGCCACCTGATCGACTCGGGCAATTTCCAGTCGATTCTCACCACCATTGTCGAACACGGGTCTGAATACGAGATCCTCCGCTTCGACGTCGGCCGCAAGAACGAAGAAGGCTCCCACCTCACCCTGCGGCTGACCGCCGACACGCCGGCACGGCTCCAGGACCTGCTGGCCCGCCTGTCGGTGTTTGGCTGTTACGTCGAGGGCACGCCCGACGTGTTGTTGCGGGAAGCCGACATGGACGGCGCCGTCCCGGAAGATTTCTATTCGACCACCAATCACCGCACCGCGGTGTTCACCGGTGGCGCCTGGGTGACGGCCGAGCGCCAGCGGATGGATGCCGTGCTGGTGGTTGACGGAGGCCGCGTCGCGTGCCGCAAGCTGCGCGACGTCCGCAAGGGCGACCGCATTGTCTGCGGCATGCAGGGCATTCGCGTCGCGCCCGACGTGCAGCAGCGCGACAAGCCCAGCTTCGGCTTCATGAGCAACGAGGTGTCGTCCGAGCGACGGGTCGAGACCGTCGTGGCCCGCATCGCCGACATGATGCGGCAGGTCAAGGCCACCGGCGGCCGGATCGCGTTCGTGGCCGGGCCGGTGGTGGTGCACACCGGCGGATCACAGTACTTCTGCGAGCTCGTCCGCCTGGGCTACGTTGACGCGCTGCTCGCGGGCAACGCCCTCGCCGTGCACGACATCGAGGTGGCCCTCTCAGGCACCTCGCTCGGCATCGACCTCAGCAGCGGCCACCCGGTGGAGCACGGCCATCGCAACCACATGCGCGCCATCAACGCCGTGCGCCGCGCCGGCGGCATCGGCGCGGCCGTCAAGTCCGGCGTCCTGACCTCCGGCGTCATGCACGCCTGCCATACCCACCACGTGCCGTACATCCTCGCCGGCTCGATCCGGGACGATGGTCCACTGCCCGAGACGATGATGGACCTGACGGCGGCGCAAGATGCGTACGGTGCCGCGCTGGCCGACATCGACGTGGTCGTCATGCTGTCGTCGATGCTGCACAGCATCGGCGTCGGCAACATGCTGCCGTCGTGGGTCAAGGTGATCTGCGTCGACATCAACCCCGCCGTCGTCACCAAGCTGTCGGACCGCGGGTCCACCCAGACAATTGGCGTCGTCACCGACGTGGGCTTGTTCCTCCACCAGTTGGCGGAACGTCTCAGACCTAACCACGAAGCACGCGAAGGGGACCCGAAGGACGCGAAGCATTAA
- a CDS encoding DUF4097 family beta strand repeat-containing protein produces MTLRILFTLAILIGLAVAPSAQTFRWEPNRRTDVSAQVERALERAERQVERRWQQIEQQWKRTLQRSLRTGERQAAQAARIDRQVRQRVERQVNAQVRAATRSAAGFGYRWNDRSFHYVGQTGTDADPCAGSREWDDNDYRRHCEVRESTMPAGPLTVDAGANGGITVEAWDRNEIRVRAVVTGSARTEERAREIANGVQVQSGGGRVSATGPDRNERREWWSVSYRINVPRRNDLDLNARNGGITITGVSGNLRFDTTNGGVRLTDLAGRVNGSTRNGGLTVSLGGDRWDGEGIDVQTSNGGVTLAVPEGYNAQLETRTVNGGFRSDIPLTIQGELSTRRGISTQLGSGGPTVSVRTTNGGVKIGRR; encoded by the coding sequence ATGACCCTTCGCATCCTGTTTACCCTGGCCATTCTGATTGGCCTCGCCGTGGCACCGTCCGCGCAAACCTTCCGCTGGGAGCCCAATCGCCGGACCGACGTCAGCGCCCAAGTGGAGCGCGCGCTCGAGCGGGCCGAGCGGCAGGTCGAGCGCCGCTGGCAGCAGATCGAGCAGCAATGGAAGCGCACCCTGCAGCGTTCGCTGAGGACGGGTGAACGCCAGGCGGCGCAAGCGGCGCGGATCGACCGCCAGGTCCGCCAGCGCGTCGAGCGCCAGGTCAACGCGCAGGTGCGCGCGGCCACCCGGTCGGCGGCCGGCTTCGGCTATCGATGGAACGACCGCTCGTTCCACTACGTCGGCCAGACCGGCACCGACGCCGATCCCTGCGCCGGCAGCCGCGAGTGGGATGACAACGACTATCGCCGGCACTGCGAAGTACGCGAATCGACCATGCCGGCCGGCCCGCTCACGGTGGATGCCGGCGCCAACGGCGGCATCACCGTCGAGGCGTGGGACCGCAACGAGATCCGCGTGCGCGCGGTCGTGACCGGCTCGGCCCGCACCGAAGAGCGCGCCCGCGAGATCGCCAACGGCGTGCAGGTGCAGTCGGGCGGCGGCCGCGTGTCGGCCACCGGGCCCGACCGGAACGAACGCCGCGAGTGGTGGTCGGTAAGCTACCGCATCAACGTGCCGCGCAGGAACGACCTTGACCTCAACGCGCGCAACGGCGGCATCACCATCACCGGCGTCAGTGGCAACCTTCGCTTCGACACCACCAACGGCGGCGTGCGACTCACCGACCTGGCCGGCCGCGTGAACGGCTCAACCCGCAACGGCGGCCTCACCGTGAGCCTTGGCGGCGATCGCTGGGACGGCGAGGGCATCGACGTGCAGACCAGCAACGGCGGCGTCACGCTGGCGGTTCCCGAGGGCTACAACGCGCAACTCGAGACCCGGACGGTGAACGGCGGCTTCCGCAGCGACATTCCGCTCACCATCCAGGGCGAGTTGTCCACGCGCCGCGGCATCTCGACGCAGCTGGGCTCGGGCGGTCCGACGGTCAGCGTGCGCACGACCAACGGCGGCGTGAAGATCGGCCGGCGGTGA
- a CDS encoding PEGA domain-containing protein, with translation MKPAAFVGAGVAILVGVGIVFMGRREPEPAPAAAPVTAAPAPAARKAEPPPPAPAAEPAAPRAAAPRKTAPAPAPVVEAAPTLATLRLESDVPGASVFIDRQFVGTTPLTLDKLAPGSKQVQLTADGFDSVQRTVELAAGPNAVTVRIKEVRLDAKVPVVHKHAMGSCNGMLSATVDGLKYQTDNKGDAFTLTYAQAEQFAVDYLQKNLRVKQRGGKTWNFTDKNDNADALFVFHREVEAARKKLAEGYTPVR, from the coding sequence GTGAAACCAGCAGCATTTGTCGGAGCCGGAGTGGCGATTCTCGTCGGGGTGGGCATCGTGTTCATGGGCCGAAGAGAGCCGGAGCCGGCTCCGGCCGCAGCGCCCGTGACGGCGGCACCGGCGCCGGCGGCCCGAAAGGCTGAGCCGCCACCACCCGCGCCGGCCGCCGAGCCCGCCGCGCCGCGCGCCGCTGCGCCCAGAAAAACCGCGCCCGCTCCGGCGCCCGTCGTCGAGGCGGCGCCGACCCTGGCCACGCTCAGGCTCGAGTCGGATGTGCCGGGCGCCTCGGTGTTCATCGATCGCCAGTTCGTCGGCACCACCCCGCTCACCCTCGACAAGCTCGCGCCCGGCAGCAAGCAGGTGCAGCTCACGGCCGATGGGTTCGACAGCGTGCAGCGAACCGTCGAGCTGGCGGCCGGGCCGAACGCGGTCACCGTCCGCATCAAGGAAGTCCGCCTCGACGCGAAGGTCCCGGTGGTGCACAAGCACGCCATGGGCTCGTGCAACGGCATGTTGTCGGCGACCGTTGACGGCCTCAAGTACCAGACCGACAACAAGGGCGACGCGTTCACCCTGACTTATGCCCAGGCCGAACAGTTCGCGGTCGATTACCTGCAGAAGAACCTGCGGGTGAAGCAGCGGGGCGGCAAGACCTGGAACTTCACTGACAAGAATGACAACGCCGATGCCCTGTTCGTGTTCCACCGCGAGGTCGAGGCCGCGCGCAAGAAATTGGCAGAAGGCTACACGCCCGTCAGGTAA
- a CDS encoding sulfurtransferase, with product MHKTLITPSTLAQHVNDPSWVIIDCRFDLTDPAKGEALYRAGHIPGARYAHLDRQLSGEKTGTNGRHPLPTREQMVKSFSELGIGPQCQVVAYDADSSMYAGRLWWMLRWMGHDGVAVLDGGLARWQREGHAVKGGVEPSAAAQFKGSPRPGWRLSVDEVAQGLGTPARLLVDSRTPERYRGIGETLDKVGGHIPGAANYFFQQNLADDKTFKSPEALKAQWAPILEGRDPKEVVVYCGSGVTACHNLLALEHAGIHGVKIFPGSWSEWSADPGRPVATTED from the coding sequence ATGCACAAAACACTCATCACGCCATCGACGCTGGCCCAGCACGTGAACGACCCGAGCTGGGTGATTATCGACTGCCGCTTCGACCTGACCGATCCCGCTAAGGGCGAGGCGCTGTATCGGGCCGGTCACATTCCGGGTGCGCGCTACGCCCACCTGGATCGGCAGTTGTCGGGTGAGAAGACCGGCACCAACGGACGCCATCCGCTGCCGACGCGAGAACAGATGGTCAAGAGCTTCAGTGAGCTCGGCATCGGCCCGCAGTGCCAGGTGGTGGCGTACGACGCCGACAGCAGCATGTATGCCGGACGGCTGTGGTGGATGTTGCGGTGGATGGGCCACGACGGCGTTGCGGTGCTCGACGGCGGATTGGCGCGGTGGCAGCGTGAAGGACACGCCGTCAAGGGCGGCGTCGAGCCGTCTGCCGCGGCGCAGTTCAAGGGTTCGCCGCGCCCGGGTTGGCGGCTGTCGGTGGACGAGGTGGCGCAGGGGCTCGGGACCCCGGCGCGGCTGCTGGTCGATTCGCGAACGCCCGAGCGGTATCGCGGCATTGGCGAGACGCTCGACAAGGTGGGCGGTCACATCCCCGGCGCGGCCAACTACTTCTTTCAGCAGAACCTGGCCGACGACAAGACCTTCAAGTCGCCGGAGGCGCTCAAGGCGCAGTGGGCCCCTATCCTGGAGGGACGGGATCCCAAGGAAGTGGTGGTCTATTGCGGTTCTGGCGTGACGGCCTGCCACAACCTGCTGGCGCTCGAACACGCCGGAATTCATGGCGTCAAGATTTTCCCGGGTTCCTGGAGCGAGTGGAGCGCCGACCCGGGCCGGCCGGTGGCCACGACCGAAGATTGA
- a CDS encoding PQQ-binding-like beta-propeller repeat protein has product MTARLWTIVVVGMLALAPSVWTQAQAPAEWFQWRGPDRDGISQETGLLQSWPKAGPPQVWRTSGAGNGYSSFSASGGRLFTLGARGGNEYVMAFDRATGKKVWEYHNGRRYENDRGDGPRSTPTIEGDRLYVLGGSGDLTCLEHATGNKLWSINLIQKFGGRNPYWGYSESPLVVGDRILVNAGGPRASIVAIAKADGATLWQSHGDEAGYSSPMLMRTGSLNQVIFFTGSRTLAVDPRDGRLLWSHHKAANGTANVATPIVLGTRVFVSSDYGTGAALLDIRAAGNLASANELYFTRDMRNHHASSVLIGDHLYGFSSSILTALKFDTGVMAWRDRSVGKGSLIFADQRLYLYSEGGVVGLAEASPAGYREHGRFTLAQQSGLSTWSHPIISGGLLIIRDQDNVYAYDIKAK; this is encoded by the coding sequence ATGACAGCTCGACTGTGGACGATCGTGGTTGTTGGGATGCTGGCACTCGCGCCATCGGTCTGGACGCAGGCTCAGGCACCGGCCGAGTGGTTCCAGTGGCGTGGGCCGGATCGCGACGGCATCTCGCAGGAAACGGGCCTGCTGCAATCGTGGCCCAAGGCCGGGCCGCCGCAGGTGTGGCGCACCAGCGGGGCCGGCAACGGCTACTCGTCGTTCTCGGCGTCTGGCGGACGCCTCTTCACGCTGGGCGCGCGCGGCGGCAACGAGTACGTCATGGCGTTTGATCGCGCCACCGGCAAGAAGGTGTGGGAATACCACAACGGCCGGCGTTACGAGAACGATCGCGGCGACGGCCCGCGCAGCACGCCCACCATCGAGGGCGACCGGCTGTATGTGCTCGGCGGCAGCGGCGACCTGACGTGCCTCGAACACGCGACCGGCAACAAGCTCTGGTCGATCAACCTGATCCAGAAGTTCGGCGGCCGCAATCCGTACTGGGGCTACAGCGAATCGCCCTTGGTTGTCGGCGACCGCATTCTCGTGAACGCCGGCGGCCCGCGCGCCTCAATCGTTGCGATTGCGAAAGCGGACGGCGCCACCTTGTGGCAGAGCCACGGAGACGAGGCGGGTTACTCGTCGCCGATGTTGATGCGCACCGGCAGCCTCAACCAGGTGATTTTCTTCACCGGCTCGCGCACGCTGGCGGTGGACCCGCGCGACGGGCGGCTGCTGTGGTCGCACCACAAGGCCGCCAACGGCACCGCCAACGTGGCCACCCCCATTGTTCTCGGCACGCGCGTGTTCGTGTCGTCCGACTACGGCACCGGCGCGGCGCTGCTCGACATCCGCGCCGCCGGCAACCTGGCCTCGGCCAACGAGCTCTACTTCACGCGCGACATGCGCAACCACCACGCCAGCTCGGTACTGATCGGCGACCACCTGTACGGCTTCTCCAGCAGCATCCTCACCGCGCTCAAGTTCGATACCGGCGTCATGGCGTGGCGCGATCGCAGCGTTGGCAAGGGCTCGTTGATCTTCGCGGACCAGCGCCTCTATCTCTACAGCGAAGGCGGGGTCGTCGGGCTGGCGGAGGCGTCGCCGGCCGGCTACCGGGAGCACGGCCGCTTCACGCTGGCCCAGCAGAGCGGCCTCTCGACGTGGAGCCACCCCATCATCAGCGGCGGGCTGCTCATCATCCGCGACCAGGACAACGTCTACGCCTACGACATCAAGGCCAAGTAG
- a CDS encoding protein kinase yields the protein MIDRSSSPTCVKCGRVVPPGAGFCPSCGTQLGDPSFRPSGDAPVTILTPTPTFAAPAASVGTRNAAEAETNLGGVTPIADAPTMSPTGMVTSLDSTSPRPPIRPGDGPFQAGEQVGPRYTIIRLLGAGGMGAVYQAFDHELGVAVAIKVIRPAAQSDATAAKDLEQRFKRELVLARQITHKYVVRIHDLGEINGIKYLTMPFVEGETLAQLMRREGALSVPRVMTWARQVAQGLQAAHDKGVVHRDLKPENIMIEKDEDGGGTALIMDFGIARSVESGATQTAAGAVIGTLEYMAPEQAQGKKVDQRTDQYAFGLMVYDMLVGRHRLANRDNAMSELLGRLQQPPPPPRALKDDVPEAMSSVVTRCLQTSPDARFATTAELVAVLESLTPDGHERPSTATGTGPVAAVAAPGRPKWQLAVAGVALVAIAGLGGWLLSGRSAAPSDAAPKEPVSVLIADFENKTGDTVFDGVVEQALGLGIEGASFITAFPRRDALRAAAAAKLGDRLDEKTARLVAVREGVGLVLAGTVEARGSGFHITARALGSGSTDGAPLHTLEADASSKASMLETVGALAGKVRTALGDTAVPEDGPAASETFTAASLEAARAYAKGQELQAAGKREEAIEQFKETIRLDPDMGRAYSGAAAQMANLGRTDEAEQFYNQALSRIDRMTDREKYRTRGSYYLFARKAPEAIKEYTALVQAFPGDRVGQENLALARFYERNMEQALEQGRKAVNLSRSVGARSNLALYAMYAAQFETAIAESDEVLKVNPLFVKAFVARGLSELGLGRPADAIKTFEKLKGVSPAGASFAAAGLADVALYEGRTRDAIAVLNEGIAADTAAKNTTGVAHKHVALAAAYLAQDDAASAAKAAEQAVAASDSVALPAGLILARTGKAAAAIKIADGLANKIDADPQAYAYLLRAEASLARNQARAALDHAREAQKLADTWPGRVLLARAYIALEQFTEATSELDVAIKRRGEATAVGLDDWPTYHYFPQLLYYQGLAQDGLKSPAAKESFAAFLKIKEKGDETGGLVADARKRVR from the coding sequence ATGATTGACCGTTCCTCCAGCCCGACGTGTGTCAAGTGCGGCCGAGTGGTGCCGCCTGGCGCCGGGTTCTGCCCCAGTTGCGGCACCCAGCTGGGCGACCCGTCCTTCAGGCCCTCCGGCGACGCTCCGGTCACCATTCTCACGCCCACGCCCACCTTCGCCGCTCCGGCGGCTTCGGTCGGCACGCGTAACGCTGCGGAGGCGGAGACCAACCTCGGTGGCGTGACTCCGATTGCCGACGCGCCGACCATGTCACCCACTGGCATGGTGACGTCGCTCGACAGCACGTCGCCGCGCCCCCCGATCAGGCCGGGCGATGGTCCTTTCCAGGCCGGCGAGCAGGTGGGCCCGCGCTACACGATCATCCGGCTGCTCGGCGCCGGCGGCATGGGCGCCGTATACCAGGCCTTTGACCATGAGCTGGGCGTGGCCGTGGCCATCAAGGTCATCCGCCCGGCGGCACAGTCCGACGCCACGGCCGCGAAGGACCTCGAGCAGCGCTTCAAGCGCGAGCTCGTGCTCGCGCGCCAGATCACCCACAAGTACGTCGTCCGCATCCACGACCTCGGCGAGATCAACGGCATCAAGTACCTGACGATGCCGTTCGTCGAGGGGGAGACGCTGGCGCAACTGATGCGGCGGGAAGGGGCGTTGTCGGTGCCGCGGGTGATGACCTGGGCGCGGCAGGTGGCGCAGGGCCTGCAGGCCGCGCACGACAAGGGCGTGGTGCATCGCGACCTGAAGCCCGAGAACATCATGATCGAGAAGGATGAGGACGGCGGCGGCACCGCCCTCATCATGGACTTCGGCATCGCGCGCTCGGTGGAGAGCGGCGCCACGCAAACGGCGGCCGGCGCCGTGATCGGCACGCTCGAATACATGGCGCCCGAGCAGGCGCAGGGCAAGAAGGTGGACCAGCGGACGGACCAGTACGCGTTCGGCCTGATGGTCTACGACATGTTGGTGGGCCGTCATCGCCTCGCCAACCGCGACAACGCGATGTCGGAGTTGCTCGGCCGCCTGCAGCAGCCGCCGCCCCCGCCCCGGGCGCTCAAGGACGACGTGCCAGAGGCGATGAGCAGCGTCGTGACGCGGTGCCTGCAGACCTCCCCCGACGCGCGCTTTGCGACCACCGCTGAACTCGTCGCCGTCCTGGAGTCGCTCACGCCAGACGGACACGAGCGGCCGTCCACCGCGACGGGCACGGGACCCGTGGCGGCCGTGGCCGCGCCCGGGCGGCCGAAGTGGCAACTGGCCGTGGCGGGCGTGGCGCTCGTGGCCATTGCCGGTCTCGGCGGATGGCTGCTGAGCGGCCGAAGCGCGGCGCCGTCGGACGCCGCGCCGAAGGAGCCGGTATCGGTGCTGATTGCCGACTTCGAGAACAAGACCGGCGATACCGTGTTTGACGGCGTGGTCGAGCAGGCGCTCGGCCTCGGCATTGAGGGCGCCTCGTTCATCACCGCCTTTCCCAGGCGCGACGCCTTGCGGGCGGCGGCGGCGGCCAAGCTGGGCGATCGGCTCGATGAGAAGACGGCCCGGCTCGTGGCCGTGCGCGAGGGTGTGGGCCTGGTCTTGGCCGGTACGGTCGAGGCGCGCGGCTCCGGATTTCATATTACCGCCCGGGCGCTTGGCTCCGGCAGTACGGATGGTGCGCCGCTGCACACACTCGAGGCGGACGCGAGCAGCAAAGCATCGATGCTCGAAACCGTGGGCGCCCTCGCCGGCAAGGTCCGCACGGCGCTTGGTGATACGGCGGTACCGGAAGACGGCCCGGCGGCCAGCGAGACGTTCACGGCCGCGAGCCTCGAGGCCGCGCGCGCGTACGCGAAGGGTCAGGAGTTGCAGGCGGCGGGCAAGCGCGAAGAGGCCATCGAGCAATTCAAGGAAACGATCAGGCTCGACCCCGACATGGGCCGCGCCTACTCGGGGGCGGCCGCGCAGATGGCGAATCTCGGCCGGACCGACGAGGCCGAACAGTTCTACAACCAAGCGCTGTCGCGCATCGATCGCATGACCGATCGCGAGAAGTACCGCACGCGCGGCAGCTACTATTTGTTCGCGCGCAAGGCGCCGGAGGCCATCAAGGAATACACGGCGTTGGTCCAGGCGTTTCCTGGCGACCGCGTCGGGCAGGAGAATCTCGCGCTGGCCCGCTTCTACGAGCGCAACATGGAGCAGGCCCTCGAGCAGGGCCGCAAGGCCGTCAACCTGTCGCGCAGCGTCGGGGCGCGATCGAATCTGGCGCTCTACGCGATGTACGCGGCCCAGTTCGAGACCGCGATCGCAGAAAGCGATGAGGTATTGAAGGTCAATCCGCTGTTCGTGAAGGCGTTTGTGGCGCGCGGCCTGTCGGAATTGGGACTCGGCCGACCCGCCGACGCGATCAAGACGTTCGAGAAGTTAAAGGGGGTGTCGCCCGCGGGCGCCTCGTTCGCGGCGGCGGGATTGGCCGACGTGGCGCTGTACGAGGGTCGTACCAGGGACGCCATCGCTGTCTTGAACGAGGGTATCGCGGCGGACACGGCGGCCAAGAACACGACCGGTGTCGCGCACAAGCACGTGGCACTCGCCGCCGCGTATCTGGCGCAGGACGATGCTGCCTCCGCCGCGAAGGCCGCCGAGCAGGCGGTGGCTGCCAGCGACAGCGTAGCGCTGCCGGCAGGCCTGATCCTGGCGCGGACGGGCAAGGCGGCCGCGGCCATCAAGATCGCCGATGGCCTGGCGAACAAGATCGACGCCGATCCCCAGGCCTATGCGTACTTGCTGCGTGCCGAGGCGAGCCTGGCGCGCAACCAGGCTCGCGCGGCGCTCGATCACGCGCGCGAGGCGCAGAAGCTCGCGGACACCTGGCCGGGTCGCGTGCTGTTGGCGCGCGCCTACATCGCGCTCGAGCAGTTCACCGAGGCCACGTCAGAACTTGACGTCGCGATCAAACGCCGCGGCGAGGCGACCGCCGTGGGGCTCGACGACTGGCCGACCTATCACTACTTCCCGCAGCTGCTTTACTACCAGGGGCTTGCGCAGGACGGGCTGAAGAGCCCCGCCGCGAAGGAGAGTTTCGCGGCGTTCCTCAAGATCAAAGAAAAAGGCGACGAGACCGGGGGTCTCGTCGCCGATGCGCGCAAGCGCGTGCGCTAA
- the htpX gene encoding protease HtpX: protein MKRIFLFLATNIAVMITLSIVLSLLGFSGYLTPTGLDYSALMVFSLVWGMAGAFISLQMSRWMAKRAMGVQLVDGKSGQAELDWLHQTVANLARKAGLPMPEVGIYDSPEVNAFATGPSKKRSLVAVSTGLLRSMRREEVEGVLAHEVAHIQNGDMVTLTLIQGVVNAFVMFFSRIVANIVRQMVDEKISTLVFFVTTIVFDILFGILGSMVVAWFSRAREFRADAGGAQLAGKANMIGALQRLMQNKDMVDTSQPQLATMKISGAQSGFMALISTHPPLEVRIAALQKAQIL from the coding sequence ATGAAACGCATCTTCCTGTTCCTGGCGACCAACATCGCCGTCATGATCACGCTGTCGATCGTGCTCAGCTTGCTGGGGTTCAGCGGCTACCTCACGCCGACAGGTCTCGACTACTCGGCCCTGATGGTCTTCAGCCTCGTGTGGGGCATGGCCGGCGCGTTCATCTCGCTGCAGATGTCGCGCTGGATGGCCAAGCGGGCCATGGGCGTCCAGCTCGTCGATGGCAAAAGCGGCCAGGCCGAGCTCGACTGGCTGCACCAGACCGTCGCCAACCTGGCGCGCAAGGCCGGGCTGCCGATGCCGGAAGTCGGCATCTACGACTCGCCGGAAGTGAACGCCTTCGCCACCGGCCCGAGCAAAAAGCGCAGCCTGGTCGCCGTCTCGACCGGCCTGCTCCGCTCGATGCGCCGTGAAGAAGTGGAAGGCGTGCTCGCGCACGAAGTCGCCCACATCCAGAACGGCGACATGGTCACGCTGACGCTGATCCAGGGCGTGGTGAACGCCTTCGTGATGTTCTTCTCCCGCATCGTCGCCAACATCGTCCGGCAGATGGTCGACGAGAAGATTTCGACCCTGGTGTTCTTCGTCACGACGATCGTGTTCGACATCTTGTTCGGCATTCTCGGCTCGATGGTGGTGGCGTGGTTCTCGCGCGCGCGCGAGTTCCGGGCCGACGCCGGCGGCGCGCAGCTGGCCGGCAAGGCCAACATGATCGGCGCCCTGCAGCGGCTGATGCAGAACAAGGACATGGTCGACACCTCGCAGCCCCAGCTGGCGACCATGAAGATTTCAGGCGCCCAGAGCGGGTTCATGGCGCTCATCTCGACCCACCCGCCGCTGGAAGTTCGCATCGCCGCCCTACAGAAGGCTCAGATTCTGTAA